The Rattus rattus isolate New Zealand chromosome 1, Rrattus_CSIRO_v1, whole genome shotgun sequence genome includes a region encoding these proteins:
- the Alg2 gene encoding alpha-1,3/1,6-mannosyltransferase ALG2: MAENLYRTRSRVYSPSVLFLHPDMGIGGAERLVLDAALALQEYGCQVKIWTAHYDPNHCFIETRELSVQCAGDWLPRSLGWGGRGAAICSYVRMVFLALYVLFLSGEEFDVVVCDQVSACIPVFKLARRRKRVLFYCHFPDLLLTQRNSSLKKFYRAPIDWIEEYTTGMADRILVNSQYTASVFKETFKTLSHRNPDVLYPSLNIGSFDLAVPEKIDDLVPKGKQFLFLSINRYERKKNLPLALSSLVQLRARLPPQEWEKVHLFMAGGYDDRVLENVEHYKELKKIVQESDLERHVTFLRSFSDRQKISLLHGCLCVLYTPSNEHFGIVPLEAMYMQCPVIAVNSGGPLESIVHKVTGFLCEPDPVHFSEAMEKFIHKPSLKATMGLAGKARVAEKFSADAFADQLYQYVTKLV, from the exons ATGGCCGAAAACCTGTACCGAACCCGGTCCCGGGTTTACAGCCCATCCGTGCTGTTTCTGCACCCAGATATGGGTATAGGCGGTGCCGAGCGCCTAGTGCTGGACGCGGCGCTGGCGCTGCAGGAGTACGGCTGTCAGGTGAAGATATGGACCGCGCACTACGACCCGAACCACTGCTTCATTGAAACCCGCGAGCTCTCGGTGCAGTGCGCAGGGGACTGGCTGCCTCGCAGCCTGGGCTGGGGCGGCCGCGGCGCCGCCATCTGCTCCTACGTGCGCATGGTCTTTCTGGCGCTCTACGTGCTGTTTCTCTCCGGCGAGGAGTTCGACGTGGTGGTGTGCGACCAG GTGTCTGCCTGCATCCCTGTGTTCAAACTGGCCAGACGGCGGAAGAGGGTCCTGTTTTACTGTCACTTCCCAGATCTGCTGCTTACTCAGAGAAATTCATCTCTGAAGAAGTTCTACAGGGCCCCCATCGACTGGATCGAGGAGTACACCACAGGCATGGCAGATCGCATCTTGGTCAACAGCCAGTACACAGCTTCCGTCTTTAAGGAAACcttcaagaccctgtctcacagaaaTCCCGATGTGCTCTACCCATCTCTGAACATCGGCAGCTTCGACTTGGCCGTTCCTGAAAAGATAGATGACCTAGTCCCCAAGGGGAAACAGTTCCTGTTCCTCTCCATCAACCGGTACGAGAGGAAGAAAAACCTGCCCTTGGCCCTGAGCTCCCTGGTCCAGCTTCGCGCTCGGTTGCCGCCTCAAGAGTGGGAGAAGGTTCATCTGTTCATGGCAGGCGGCTACGACGACAGGGTCCTGGAGAACGTGGAGCACTATAAGGAGTTGAAGAAAATAGTCCAAGAGTCAGATCTCGAGCGGCACGTGACCTTCCTGCGGTCCTTCTCGGACAGACAGAAGATCTCACTCCTCCACGGCTGCTTGTGTGTGCTCTACACACCCAGCAACGAGCACTTCGGCATCGTCCCTCTGGAGgccatgtacatgcagtgcccgGTCATCGCCGTCAATTCCGGTGGGCCCTTAGAGTCTATTGTCCACAAGGTCACGGGGTTTCTGTGTGAGCCCGACCCAGTGCACTTCTCGGAAGCCATGGAGAAGTTCATCCACAAACCATCCTTAAAGGCGACGATGGGCCTGGCCGGAAAAGCCAGGGTGGCAGAGAAGTTTTCCGCTGATGCATTTGCAGATCAGCTCTACCAGTATGTCACCAAACTGGTGTAG
- the Sec61b gene encoding protein transport protein Sec61 subunit beta, whose protein sequence is MPGPTPSATNVGSSGRSPSKAVAARAAGSTVRQRKNASCGTRSAGRTTSAGTGGMWRFYTEDSPGLKVGPVPVLVMSLLFIASVFMLHIWGKYTRS, encoded by the exons ATG ccGGGTCCAACGCCTAGTGCCACCAACGTGGGCTCCTCTGGGCGTTCTCCTAGCAAAGCGGTGGCCGCACGGGCGGCGGGATCCACTGTCCGGCAGAG AAAAAATGCCAGCTGCGGAACCCGGAGTGCAGGCCGCACCACCTCGGCAGGGACTGGGGGGATGTGGCGATTCTACACAGAAGATTCCCCGGGGCTCAAAGT TGGCCCTGTCCCAGTACTGGTGATGAGTCTTCTGTTCATCGCTTCTGTGTTTATGCTGCACATTTGGGGCAAGTACACGCGTTCATAG